The Deinococcus metalli genome window below encodes:
- a CDS encoding ATP-binding cassette domain-containing protein, giving the protein MSAAEKLHAHPTATGMSAAPLVMEARGLIKRYGHVTAINGADFELRPAEILAVIGDNGAGKSSLIKALSGALIPDEGQIFLEGKPVSFRSPIDARREGIETVYQDLAVAPAMTIAENLFLGREILRPGPLAKLLKIIDKKKMLDEATRHMQGLQFAIKSMSQPVETLSGGQRQGVAVARSAAFARHVVIMDEPTAALGVREGNMVLDLIRQVRDKGLPVILISHNMPHVFEISDRIHVHRMGKRAALLNPQKISMADTVSVMTGAIRPEDLSADVLAH; this is encoded by the coding sequence ATGAGCGCCGCCGAGAAGTTGCACGCCCACCCCACCGCCACCGGCATGTCCGCGGCGCCGCTGGTCATGGAAGCGCGCGGCCTGATCAAGCGCTACGGGCATGTCACCGCCATCAACGGCGCGGACTTCGAGCTGCGCCCCGCCGAGATCCTGGCCGTGATCGGCGACAACGGCGCGGGCAAGAGCAGCCTGATCAAGGCGCTGTCCGGCGCACTGATCCCCGACGAGGGCCAGATCTTCCTGGAAGGCAAGCCCGTGAGCTTCCGCAGCCCCATCGATGCGCGGCGCGAGGGCATCGAGACGGTGTACCAGGACCTGGCCGTGGCGCCCGCCATGACCATCGCGGAGAACCTGTTCCTGGGCCGCGAGATCCTGCGGCCCGGCCCGCTGGCGAAGCTGCTGAAGATCATCGACAAGAAGAAGATGCTGGACGAGGCCACGCGCCACATGCAGGGCCTCCAGTTCGCCATCAAGAGCATGAGTCAGCCGGTCGAGACGCTCTCGGGCGGGCAGCGTCAGGGCGTGGCCGTGGCGCGCAGCGCGGCCTTCGCGCGGCACGTGGTGATCATGGACGAACCCACCGCCGCGCTCGGCGTGCGTGAGGGCAACATGGTGCTGGACCTGATCCGCCAGGTGCGCGACAAGGGCCTGCCGGTGATCCTGATCTCGCACAACATGCCGCACGTGTTCGAGATCTCCGACCGCATCCACGTGCACCGCATGGGCAAGCGCGCCGCGCTGCTCAACCCCCAGAAGATCAGCATGGCCGACACGGTGTCGGTCATGACCGGCGCGATCCGCCCCGAGGACCTCAGCGCGGACGTCCTCGCGCACTGA
- a CDS encoding ABC transporter permease — protein sequence MTQPTTAPPAKSGFQMPSLSTLGPLIALLLACIFFATQSDRFLTGNTLSLVLKQISYVAVLAIGQTLIILTAGIDLSCGVIMALGSMVMTKLAVEQGVPAVLAILLGLALTTVIGGLNGVLITRLRLPPFIATLGMYGIVFATTQIYSNAQTINNLPPALNFLGNTFNVLGVPFTFGAVLMVLLFALAWFFLGSTATGRHVYALGNNPEAVRLSGIFTDRLLIGVYATAGLFYGIAALILVGRVGAGDPNAGQTENLESITAAVLGGTSLFGGRGNVLGTLLGAIIVGVFRVGLTLAGVNSVYQVLITGILIILAVATDQFSRRKS from the coding sequence ATGACCCAACCCACCACTGCACCACCGGCCAAGAGCGGCTTCCAGATGCCCAGCCTGAGCACCCTGGGCCCGCTGATCGCGCTTCTGCTGGCCTGCATCTTCTTCGCCACCCAGTCCGACCGCTTCCTGACCGGCAACACGCTGTCGCTGGTCCTCAAGCAGATCTCGTACGTCGCCGTGCTCGCCATCGGGCAGACGCTGATCATCCTGACTGCCGGGATCGACCTGAGCTGCGGCGTGATCATGGCGCTGGGCAGCATGGTCATGACCAAACTGGCCGTCGAGCAGGGCGTGCCGGCGGTGCTGGCGATCCTGCTGGGCCTGGCCCTGACCACCGTAATCGGCGGCCTGAACGGCGTGCTGATCACCCGGCTGCGGTTGCCGCCGTTCATCGCCACGCTGGGCATGTACGGCATCGTGTTCGCCACCACGCAGATCTACTCCAACGCGCAGACCATCAACAACCTGCCGCCCGCGCTGAACTTCCTGGGCAACACCTTCAACGTGCTGGGCGTGCCGTTCACCTTCGGCGCGGTGCTGATGGTGCTGCTGTTCGCGCTGGCGTGGTTCTTCCTGGGCAGCACCGCCACCGGCCGCCACGTGTACGCGCTGGGCAACAACCCCGAGGCCGTGCGCCTGAGCGGCATCTTCACGGACCGCCTGCTGATCGGCGTGTACGCCACCGCCGGGCTGTTCTACGGCATCGCGGCGCTGATCCTGGTCGGCCGCGTCGGCGCCGGCGACCCGAACGCCGGGCAGACCGAGAACCTGGAGAGCATCACGGCCGCCGTGCTGGGCGGCACCAGCCTCTTCGGCGGACGCGGCAACGTGCTGGGCACGCTGCTGGGCGCCATCATCGTCGGCGTGTTCCGCGTGGGCCTGACGCTGGCGGGCGTGAACTCCGTCTACCAGGTGCTGATCACGGGCATCCTGATCATCCTGGCCGTCGCCACCGACCAGTTCTCCCGGAGGAAGTCATGA